A genomic region of Cannabis sativa cultivar Pink pepper isolate KNU-18-1 chromosome 1, ASM2916894v1, whole genome shotgun sequence contains the following coding sequences:
- the LOC115704240 gene encoding uncharacterized protein LOC115704240: MTKLKVFLNCEIATYAWEKLKKKNEETEAVKKARLRVLAKSFENLSMDENESVFEFHAKICDILNESYAIGKAYEEMFAQWSYMAKRVKELQDLNKALDDSKIELEEKLKCMTIKLCSKDSEIYKLTAELIDGPSSSSSDGKVKFVSTVVNKEGESDNNLVEYEKIAKKELPLKGEHTTRQPERFIPICHFCNKRDSSKTWKSKVANLALVAHTSLSTMKENHWNFDSGYSWHLTGSRETLQNFQDSKEGLVTFGDGNKGKILGQRDKNLSSTFQLIGVLFVKGFKGNLISINQLFDVNYDVQFTKS, from the exons ATGACAAAG TTGAAGGTGTTTTTGAATTGTGAGATTGCTACGTATGCTTGGGAGAAGTTGAAGAAAAAGAATGAAGAAACTGAGGCAGTTAAAAAGGCTAGGTTAAGAGTGTTGGCCAAGTCTTTTGAAAATCTGTCCATGGATGAAAATGAATCAGTCTTTGAATTTCATGCTAAaatttgtgatatattgaaTGAATCTTATGCCATTGGAAAG gcCTATGAAGAGATGTTTGCTCAGTGGAGTTACATGGCCAAGAGAGTTAAAGAACTACAAGATCTAAACAAGGCTCTTGATGATAGTAAGATTGAACTTGAGGAGAAACTGAAGTGCATGACAATAAAGCTATGTTCTAAAGATAGTGAAATATATAAGTTGACTGCTGAACTT ATTGATGGACCTAGTTCATCTTCTTCAGATGGAAAGGTGAAGTTTGTGTCTACTGTAGTAAATAAGGAAGGTGAATCTGACAATAACTTAGTTGAATATGAGAAGATTGCTAAAAAGGAATTACCTTTAAAAGGAGAGCATACTACCAGGCAACCAGAACGCTTCattcccatttgtcatttttgcaACAAAAGAG ATTCATCTAAGACATGGAAATCCAAGGTTGCAAATCTTGCTTTGGTGGCACACACTTCTCTATCTACTATGAAGGAGAATCACTGGAACTTTGATAGTGGTTACTCGTGGCATTTGACAGGCTCTAGAGAAACCTTACAAAATTTTCAAGATTCTAAAGAAGGTTTGGTGACTTTTGGTGATGGTAATAAAGGGAAAATTTTGGGACAAAGAGATAAAAATCTCTCAAGTACATTTCAGTTAATTGGAGTCCTATTTGTTAAAGGATTCAAAGGAAATTTGATCAGTATCAATCAGTTATTTGATGTTAATTATGATGTTCAATTCACTAAGTCTTAA